The genomic region GTTCGCCGACGGCCGCCGCGTCCTGCTGCTGTCGGAGGGGCGCCTGGTCAACCTGGGCGCCGCCGAGGGGCACCCGGCCGCGGTGATGGACCTGTCCTTCGCGGTGCAGGCCCTGACCACGGAGTGGCTGGCCCGCTCGCACGCCGGCCTCGCTCCGGGCGTGGTGGACGTTCCGGCCGAGACGGACACCGAGGTGGCCCGGCTCGAACTGGCCGAACTGGGCGTGGGCATCGACGCCCTCACCCCGGGCCAGGAGGCCTACCTCAGCTCCTGGCGCCCCTGACGGCCCGCGGGCCGGTACGGCCGTCGGACGCCCGGCTACTCCGAGGAGCGGCGGGCGGATTCGGCCCCGATCGGCCGGCGGCCCCGGGTGTCAGTACCGGGGCCGCTGCGCGGTGTCCATGTGGCGCCGGCGGCGCTCGGCCAGGACGGCGGCCAGGAAGTAGGGCGGCGTGGTGCCGGGCGGCGGTGGCGGGCTGATTTGAGCCGCCACCTGGTCGGCCAGGCGGGCGCCCATCTCGTGCCGGGTGTGCTCGGCCAGTTCCTGGTAGCGCAGCACGTACTGGCGGGCGGCCGCGGCGGTCTCGTCGGCCAGGCCGGACAGCTCCGCGTGGGCCGCCCACCCTGCGAGCTGCTGCGGCATCGGGATGTGCTCGCTCCTGCGGCGCCCGGTGCGCTCCTCCACGACCATGGTTCCGGCCACGAAGTCGCCCACACGGCGCCCGTCCCGGTTGATCATCGACGTGATCAGGGCGATGACCCCGGTGAACATCCAGATCTCCACGAACCCGGCCAGAGCGCGCCCGAGCGCCTGGCGGAACCGTTCGGGGGAGCCGTCGGTGCCGACCACGCGCAGGCCCATGGCCATCTTGCCGAGGGAGCGGCCGCGGGAGATGGTCTCGAACGCCGTCGGGTACCCGACCAGGATCAGGATCACACCGGCGAGGGAGACAGCGCTGGTCGCGGCCACGTCCACGCCGAAGCTCATCCAGGCCACCAGCACGATCAGCACGGCCAGGCCGATCAACTGGACCAGGGCGTCGATGGCGATGGCCGCGGCCCTCGTGGCGAAGCCGGCGGGCCTCAGATCGAGGACCACCGCGTCACCCGTGACCAGCGGGGTGACGCCGTAGACGTCGCCACCGGTCTCACCGCCTCCGGGGTAGGACACCAGCACACGCTCCCTTGAGGGCCGACTGCAATCGTCCTCTCGACATTACCCGGCACTCATCAGGCACGTTCGCACCGGCGGTCACGGGCGGAGACCGATCCAGTAGGGTCCAATGCGTGGATATCGACGTCTTCGCCGCGGCGCACGCCCGGGAGTGGAAACGACTGGACGACCTGGTGCGCAGACGCCGGTCGCTGCGGGGGGAGGAGATCGACGAACTCGTCGACCTCTACCAGCGGGTGTCCACGCACCTGTCGGTCGTGCGCTCCTCCGGCCAGGACCCGGCCCTGGTGGGCCGGCTGTCCACGCAGGTCGCCCGTGCCCGGTCCGCGGTGACGGGCGCGCACGCGCCCGCCTGGCGCGACGCGGCGGGCTTCTTCACACGGGTCTTCCCCGCGGTGCTCTACCGGCTGCGGTGGTGGTGGATCGGTGTGTCCGCGGGCACGGTGCTGCTCTCGACGGCCGTGGCCGTGTGGATGGTGACCAACCCGGACGTGATGCACGCGGTGGGCACGCCCGAGGAGATGGCCCGCTACGTCGAGCACGACTTCGCGAACTACTACGTGGAGAACCCGGCCGGGTCCTTCGCCGCCCAGGTGTGGACCAACAACGCGTGGGTGTCGGCGCAGGCGATCATCTTCGGCGTGGCCTTCGGGCTGCCGACCCTCTACGTGCTGGCGATGAACGGGGTCAACCTCGGTTTCGCGGCGGGGATGATGATCGGCCACGGGCGGGGAGAGCAGTTCTTCGGACTGATCCTGCCGCACGGCCTGCTGGAGATGACGGCGGTGTTCGTGGCGGGCGGTGTCGGCCTCAAGCTGGGGTGGACGATCATCGCGCCGGGCGACCGCACCCGGATGCGCGCCCTGGGGGAGGAGGCCCGGGCGGCCCTCGCGGTGGTGCTGGGGCTCGTGGTGGTGCTGTTCGTCTCGGGGCTCATCGAGGGCTTCGTCACGGGCTGGGTGCACACCACGTGGCTGCGCATCGGCATCGGCGTGCTCGCCGAGGCGCTGTTCCTCGCCTACGTGTTCACGGTCGGCCGCCGGGCCCACCAGGAGGGCGAGACCGGCGACATCGAGGACGCCCCGGCCGCCGTCCCGGTCGGCTGAACCCCCGCACCGCAGGGGCCTCCCGTGCCATCATCGGCCGTCTGGACGGCAGCCCCCAATGGTTCAAGAGTTCGTACAGCGGTTTCGCGGAGAACTGTGTCGAGGTGGGCTTCACCCGACTCCCGGGAACGGTGGTACGGGACAGCCGGGATCGGGACGGTGTGACCCTGGGATTCGGATCACGTGAGTGGTCCGGCCTGGTGAACCTCCTCGTGCCCTGGCGGGGAGAGCGGACACAGTGACTCGTCAGCCCTCCCGGAGCCGCCGCTGGGCCTTCTCCCACCACTCGCGCGCGGCCTGTGTCGTGGGGTGGTCCTCGCCCAGGATCCGCACCCGTTCCCTGAACGCTCGCCCGAACCCCTTCTCGGCCCTGGTGTGGTCCCCTCGTTCGAATGCGTTCCTGGCCACGTAGAACTCGCTCGACACCGTCACCGGATGCCTGGAACCCAAGACCTCCCTGCGTACCCGCAGCACGTGTCGGAACCCCTCCTCGGCCGCTTCCAGGTCACCCCTGAGCATGCGGACGTAGGCGAGGTTCTCCAGCGCCTGCAACGAGGTCGTGTGATCTTCCGGTGCCGCTTCCGCCAGTGCCTCCCACACAGCACGGAATCCCTCCTCGGCCGTATCCAGATCCCCCCGCAGCCCCGCCATGAGGGCGAGTTGGTGGCGCGTGGTCAGAGTCTCGGGGTGAGTGGGTCCGAGCGATTCCTCGCGGACACGGTGCACCGCCCGGTAGACCGCTTCGGCCTCTTCGATTTGCTCCTGAGCCCGGAAGACGTCGCCGACCGCGTGCTGCGCCCGGAGTGTGGCGGGGTGTGATGCCCCCAAGGCCCCCACGGCCTCCTCCACGGCTGGTTCGAGCACGCTGAGGGCCTCGTCGGTGAAGTTGAGCAGCATCAGACTGCGGGCACCGGACACGATGCTGTCGATCACGGCGGGATCGGCCCGGAACCGCAACCGGAGATAGAGGTCGGTGACCGTGGATTGGGCACGCAGCTCGAAGCCGAGGTCATGATCGCGCTGGAGGGCCAGTAGCCGCTCGGCCTCCTCCACCAGGGGCAGGTCCGACTCCCCGAACCTGGCGCGTACGGTCTCCGAGACCAACGGATGCAGGCGCAGAGCCGTTTCGCCCTGGGGAGAGACGACGCTGATCAGCCCGTGCACGACCAGCGCGTTGACGAGGCGGGCGAGCTCTGCTTCGCTCAGGCGCCCGAGAACACCGGCGCCCAGTTCCGTGATCGGCAACCTGCGCAGGGGGATCTCACTGGCGAAGGGGCCGAGTACGGACAGCAGCCGTAGAAGGACGGCGGCTTTCGGCTCGTTCTCCGATACCAACCGCAGGGACAGCTCCCACACCCCGGACAGCAGCGTTCGCTCGGTGTCGCCGCCACTGACGAGAGGCGCGGCCAACTCGTCCAGTTTCGACACGCCCTGGTCCAGGCCGTGTAGGAGCGCCCGCGCGTCGGGGAACAGCACCTGATGCGTCGCCAGGATGCGTCCGGCCAGGAAGAGCGCCAACGGGACTCCGCCCAGACGCTCAGCGAGTGCGCGGGCTCCGGGGAGGCCGACCAGACCCGCATGGTCGGAGAGTGCCCCGGTCGCCGCGTCGCCGTCCAGCTGGCCGATCCGATGGACCCGCGCCGGCGCCCACTGTGCGGGATCGTCCACACGGCTCGTGACCAGCACGAACCCGCCGGGACTCGCCCGCATCCAGCCCAGCTGGTCGCCGGGGCGGTTCTCCGGATCCAGTTCCTCGGGACGGTCCGCGTTGTCGATGACAAGCAGCCACGGCCGGGGCGCATTGTCCAGGTGTCGCCACACCCACCGGGCCGCCTGGCGCCGAGTGGGCCGTACCCGATCGGCCTCCGCCCGGGACCCGCCCACCTCGACCGCGGCCTCCAGCATGCTCGCCGCGACACTGCCCGGCCGCACCCAGAACACCGTCCAACCGTCCGCGCGCGCCTGCTCGGCCAGAGCGGCGGCCACGGTCGTCTTGCCGAACCCGCCGGGTCCGGTGAGCACGTGGGGGACGGGCGCGCCCACCTCCATGGCCGCACCGAGCTCCGCGAGGAGTTCATCCCGGCCGCGCACGGCCGTGGCGAGACGGGGCGGGTCCAAAGACACGTCGGAGAGCGGCGCCGGGGGTGCGGGCGGGACGTTGATCGTCACACCGCCGTGGATGTTCCTGGCCTGAACCAGTTGGCCGGACACGGCACCATGGACGGCGTTGTCATGAGCGTCGGGGGGAGAGACCATGCCCACATCCTGCCTTGCCGGGCACAGACCTTCGAGTCTCTTCGTGGTGCGCATGTGATACTCGTCCGAATGGTGACGATTGGCACTGGAAAGAGACAAAAGTCGGCATTATCGTCGCTCCTGGCCGACTGGACCGTAGGAGTGCCATGACTCACAGACGAAGTCGATCCGCGTCGACAGGACTGCGTTGGCGCAAGTCGTCCTACAGCCGGGTCGAGTCCACCTGCGTGGAGATCGCCCAGAGCGACGGCTGCTTCTGCGTCAGGGACTCAACGCATACGGAACTCGAGATACTGAGCTTCCCCACCGGTGAGTGGCACTCGTTCGTGAAGCCGTTGTCGGGAATGCCGGGCACGACTGGGTGAACCGCTATGAGCGGCGCTGCCTGGCGGTACTCCACAGCGCCCGCCAGGAGGACGGCGGAGACGTACTGAACCACATGCTGTTGACCGGACTCGCTCACGAAATGCGGGTAACCCTACTGACGGTGGGGGCGTTCGGCGACTTCGGTCAGGTGGACGTGGTCACACTGCCCAGGAGCGGGGGGCCGGTGGGAGCCACGCAGGCGCGTATCGCCCTGAGAGAGGCGATAAGTCATGCCGGACCGGCCGGCATCGGTCTACCCTCGGATCCCCGGCACTTCGAAGTCGTACTCGGATCCGGGTGGATCTCAGGGGAAGCAGCAAACCTCGTCCGCAGGGCCTACTACCCGTCCGCGATCACGGTCAACGGGCTCCACATCGATCCCGTAGGGGTCGGTCGTGCACAAGGTGACGCTGTGAGCGGTCGCGTCATGGCGCGAACCCATAGGGAGGTCTTCAAGGCGTCCGACATGGTATTCGCGCCCGGACCCAAGGCCGCGCGTGATGCTCGATGGCTGCTGGGGGAGGAGCATCCTCTCTCCCGGACCCTCGTCCATGAGCTGATCCCTGGCGTCACACCCGCAACTCCCGCCTCGAAGAGGAGGGGGGATTCGTTCGAGATCCTCATGCTCGGTCGGGTCGAGGACAGGAACAAGGGCGCACTGGACGTGGCTCGGGCGGTGGGCGACCTGCTCCGTTGGAGCGACCAGCGGGTGCGGCTGACCCTCAGGGGCGTGCCGCCCGCGCAGGTGCCCTCGTTCCAGGCG from Nocardiopsis aegyptia harbors:
- a CDS encoding RDD family protein, whose product is MLVSYPGGGETGGDVYGVTPLVTGDAVVLDLRPAGFATRAAAIAIDALVQLIGLAVLIVLVAWMSFGVDVAATSAVSLAGVILILVGYPTAFETISRGRSLGKMAMGLRVVGTDGSPERFRQALGRALAGFVEIWMFTGVIALITSMINRDGRRVGDFVAGTMVVEERTGRRRSEHIPMPQQLAGWAAHAELSGLADETAAAARQYVLRYQELAEHTRHEMGARLADQVAAQISPPPPPGTTPPYFLAAVLAERRRRHMDTAQRPRY
- a CDS encoding stage II sporulation protein M is translated as MDIDVFAAAHAREWKRLDDLVRRRRSLRGEEIDELVDLYQRVSTHLSVVRSSGQDPALVGRLSTQVARARSAVTGAHAPAWRDAAGFFTRVFPAVLYRLRWWWIGVSAGTVLLSTAVAVWMVTNPDVMHAVGTPEEMARYVEHDFANYYVENPAGSFAAQVWTNNAWVSAQAIIFGVAFGLPTLYVLAMNGVNLGFAAGMMIGHGRGEQFFGLILPHGLLEMTAVFVAGGVGLKLGWTIIAPGDRTRMRALGEEARAALAVVLGLVVVLFVSGLIEGFVTGWVHTTWLRIGIGVLAEALFLAYVFTVGRRAHQEGETGDIEDAPAAVPVG
- a CDS encoding DUF397 domain-containing protein, giving the protein MDGSPQWFKSSYSGFAENCVEVGFTRLPGTVVRDSRDRDGVTLGFGSREWSGLVNLLVPWRGERTQ
- a CDS encoding tetratricopeptide repeat protein; translation: MVSPPDAHDNAVHGAVSGQLVQARNIHGGVTINVPPAPPAPLSDVSLDPPRLATAVRGRDELLAELGAAMEVGAPVPHVLTGPGGFGKTTVAAALAEQARADGWTVFWVRPGSVAASMLEAAVEVGGSRAEADRVRPTRRQAARWVWRHLDNAPRPWLLVIDNADRPEELDPENRPGDQLGWMRASPGGFVLVTSRVDDPAQWAPARVHRIGQLDGDAATGALSDHAGLVGLPGARALAERLGGVPLALFLAGRILATHQVLFPDARALLHGLDQGVSKLDELAAPLVSGGDTERTLLSGVWELSLRLVSENEPKAAVLLRLLSVLGPFASEIPLRRLPITELGAGVLGRLSEAELARLVNALVVHGLISVVSPQGETALRLHPLVSETVRARFGESDLPLVEEAERLLALQRDHDLGFELRAQSTVTDLYLRLRFRADPAVIDSIVSGARSLMLLNFTDEALSVLEPAVEEAVGALGASHPATLRAQHAVGDVFRAQEQIEEAEAVYRAVHRVREESLGPTHPETLTTRHQLALMAGLRGDLDTAEEGFRAVWEALAEAAPEDHTTSLQALENLAYVRMLRGDLEAAEEGFRHVLRVRREVLGSRHPVTVSSEFYVARNAFERGDHTRAEKGFGRAFRERVRILGEDHPTTQAAREWWEKAQRRLREG
- a CDS encoding DUF397 domain-containing protein encodes the protein MTHRRSRSASTGLRWRKSSYSRVESTCVEIAQSDGCFCVRDSTHTELEILSFPTGEWHSFVKPLSGMPGTTG
- a CDS encoding glycosyltransferase family protein, with protein sequence MALVREAVVGNAGHDWVNRYERRCLAVLHSARQEDGGDVLNHMLLTGLAHEMRVTLLTVGAFGDFGQVDVVTLPRSGGPVGATQARIALREAISHAGPAGIGLPSDPRHFEVVLGSGWISGEAANLVRRAYYPSAITVNGLHIDPVGVGRAQGDAVSGRVMARTHREVFKASDMVFAPGPKAARDARWLLGEEHPLSRTLVHELIPGVTPATPASKRRGDSFEILMLGRVEDRNKGALDVARAVGDLLRWSDQRVRLTLRGVPPAQVPSFQAFMEGVVGEAGAARVLPFTTQRARIGADIDAADALITASETGAYGLVAGECAARGKPFLVARGNGNGFVELLTCRREMTAGSAFVVEDSGTVSSYGRIMGPARPYAGPRHRVLAHAIARLVDDYDRMAGHARNLRSALAAYTPANMAQAFAEAVQRAVVGDRRRPDRRPAADSSARRASLRSACRGEKPCPQHDCRSSQVRGTAWSSRGPSTCPPWSWRPPRRASASRCSGPRPSGRRHGHLSARRPEALCRP